In Leptolyngbya sp. 'hensonii', the genomic window GTATGGCCACCCTGGAAGCCGCAGGTTTGGGATTTTTGGGGTTAGGGATACGACCTCCCACACCGGAATTGGGAACAATGTTAGCGGATGCCTTTAAAGGGGGATATGCACTTTCAGCCCCTTGGACTACCCTCTTTCCAGGTCTGATGATTACACTGATGGTGGTAGCCTTTAATCTCCTTGGAGATGGATTACGGGATAGTCTCAATCCTGGTCCCCTCATTAAACCTGCCAGAAATGCTTCTGCTCCTTGATCCCCAGTTCCGTATTATTGACGTGTAATCCTGTACGTAATCAACCTAGCATTGTAGCGACCCTCGTCGGTGGTTCCCTATGGAAGACTCAGTTTCGACGTCAGGCTTGAGAGGACAACGTACCCTGGCTGCTGTTGTTTTTACGGACGGGGTCAACTTCAGTGCTCGGATGTCCCAGGATGAAGAGGGGACCTTAGATCGCATCAGCCAGGATCTGGATGTAATGCGGGAACTCTGTCAGCGCTATGATGGGCGCGTTCTCAAATCAACCGGCGATGGGCTGCTCATGTGTTTTTCCAGTGCGTTGAATGCAGTCACCTGTGCGCTGGAAATCCAGAAGGAAATTACAGAAGCAGCCAGCCTACTTCCCCCGGATAAAGCCTTACAACATCGCATTGGCATCCATCTCGGAGATGTCTTTATCAGCGAGTCAGATGTCATGGGCACTGGAGTCAACATCGCAGCACGGCTGCAGTCCCAAGCGGAAGCGGGGGGCATCTGTATTTCCCAAACGGTCTATGACGTGGTTAAAACGGGTATCAGCGCGAAGATGACCTATATAGGTCCCCGTAAGCTGAAAAATATTCAGGAGGAAATTCCCATCTACCGTGTTTCTGCTCAGGGAGCGGAAGAGACGTGGGATAATGCCCAGGCCCAAACGGACTCGCCCTCCCCTCCAGCCAGTACTGTGACTGTATTCACGCCTCAGGTTGATCCTTACGATCGGGCAGCCAAAAATCTGGCAGAGCATGAGCACTCCCTACGAATTCGCAAACTGATGCTTTGTGTCTGTCAAAACACCTGGGAAAACGATACCCATAAGCTGAATCAGATTGATTTGCGCAGCATGGTACGGGAATTGCATGCGATCGCCCCCACCACCGTAGCGCTCAAATTGGGGCTGTACCGGGTGATCCAGAACTTGAGTAAACGGGCAGAATATGAGCTGGTGGCCAGGATTATCCTGGATAATTTTGAGCCCCTGTATCCCGATCGGCCCCAGATCTCGCTGGACCTTCTAACTGAAGTGGCCCAGAAGTTAGAACAGAACCCCAATCTGGAGCGGATTAAAAAATTGATTCTATGTGTTTGCCGCGATATTTGGGAAAGCGATCCTGTTAAACTCAGAATCCTGAAGCTGGTGGACCTGTTACCGGAGCTGCTGGAAATTGCCCCCACCCAGGACCACCTGCAGGTTAAGCTAGACGCGGTGGTCAAAACACTCAATAAACAAATGGAGTACCGGGTCCTGGCGAGCATGATCAGTCAGACCACCCAACCGTTATATGTTCCACCCACTCATTTAACTGCGCCGGTTCCTGAACCCATTGCCCAGGAGTCTCCTGGAGAATCCCTGCCATCTCCCACCCCAACCAGCACTCCATCCCAACCCATGCCGCCCCCAACGGGAGGGGCTGAGCCTACAGAGCAAACAGTGGCGATCGGGCCAGCAGAGTCAGCCCAGAACCTTGTCACAGCCCCACCTGAGCCAGACCAGAAACCATCCCCCAGTGCCAAGATCACGCCCAACTGGTTTGACATCCGAGCCGATTTGATGCGTTACACCAATCCTCTGCGGGCCAAGATGTTAATCTTCTCGGTCCTCCACGACGATTTCACAGCCAGTGAAATCAACCTGCTGTCTCTCAGACTGCACCCCCTGGATGCATTACTGAAAACCCTGATCCAGACCTATCCCACTCAAACTGAAGTTGAGACCAAGCTCTACACAACAGCCCGCCAGATGGAAGACCCTGATTTATGTTTTCAATCTGCCAATTCAATTCTGCAGGCTCTGAGGTCCATCTACCGGTCTGGCGGTTGTTTAGAAACAGCCTCGGGGTCTGAGTTGGATGAGCAAACGATCGTGCGCAATGAATTCAATCCCCTATCGCACCCAGCTCAAACAATCTCATTTGAGGATAATGATGCCACCTGTCAGTTTTTTGCTCCTTCAAAAGCAAACGACCCTGCTCCAGAAGAACCGGAAGCCTCAAAGGCTGAAACTCTGGCCGGTTAAATGAGATAAATCCCATGGATGCTGATGAACTTCTGCAACGGTATGCAACTGGAGAGACAGATTTTAGTGGTGCCAACCTGAACAGCGTCAACCTGAAAGGGGCCGATCTGATTGGCAGTGACTTCAGCAAAGCGGATTTACGAGGCGCTAATTTGACTCTGACTTACCTGAGCCGGGTCAATTTAAGTCGAGCCGACCTGACGGGTTCCAAACTGAGTGGCGCTAATCTGAATCAGGCCACCCTGAGCGGGGCCACCCTGAGCGGGGCAGATTTGCATGGGGCCACCCTGCAAGGAGCGGATCTGCGAGGGGTGGATATTACCCTGGCTACCTTGCTGGATGCTAACTTGGTGGATGTTGATCTACGGGGCGCTAACCTGAGTGGAGCCAGTCTGCGGGGTGCCTGTCTACGGGGCGCTAACCTGCGAGTGGAGAGCCGGGTTTACGATGGGGCCAACCTGCGTGGGGCTGATCTGCGCTATGCCGATTTACGGGGTGTGAATCTGACCGGGGCCGATCTGAGCCGGGCTGACCTGCGGGGAGCCAATCTGCAAGAAGCCATTCTGCGGGACACCAACCTGAGTGAGGCCAACCTGTCCCATGCCA contains:
- a CDS encoding pentapeptide repeat-containing protein, yielding MDADELLQRYATGETDFSGANLNSVNLKGADLIGSDFSKADLRGANLTLTYLSRVNLSRADLTGSKLSGANLNQATLSGATLSGADLHGATLQGADLRGVDITLATLLDANLVDVDLRGANLSGASLRGACLRGANLRVESRVYDGANLRGADLRYADLRGVNLTGADLSRADLRGANLQEAILRDTNLSEANLSHASMVDVFLTDANLTDSNLEHANLLRAKLGRSILSNSRLNQADLTEANLTDAKLGRARLNGVTLLRANLTRADLSRASLREANLVDASLVDAYLARADLTGANLTQAVLLRTELSSANLADAKLTGATMPDGKIHP
- a CDS encoding adenylate/guanylate cyclase domain-containing protein; protein product: MEDSVSTSGLRGQRTLAAVVFTDGVNFSARMSQDEEGTLDRISQDLDVMRELCQRYDGRVLKSTGDGLLMCFSSALNAVTCALEIQKEITEAASLLPPDKALQHRIGIHLGDVFISESDVMGTGVNIAARLQSQAEAGGICISQTVYDVVKTGISAKMTYIGPRKLKNIQEEIPIYRVSAQGAEETWDNAQAQTDSPSPPASTVTVFTPQVDPYDRAAKNLAEHEHSLRIRKLMLCVCQNTWENDTHKLNQIDLRSMVRELHAIAPTTVALKLGLYRVIQNLSKRAEYELVARIILDNFEPLYPDRPQISLDLLTEVAQKLEQNPNLERIKKLILCVCRDIWESDPVKLRILKLVDLLPELLEIAPTQDHLQVKLDAVVKTLNKQMEYRVLASMISQTTQPLYVPPTHLTAPVPEPIAQESPGESLPSPTPTSTPSQPMPPPTGGAEPTEQTVAIGPAESAQNLVTAPPEPDQKPSPSAKITPNWFDIRADLMRYTNPLRAKMLIFSVLHDDFTASEINLLSLRLHPLDALLKTLIQTYPTQTEVETKLYTTARQMEDPDLCFQSANSILQALRSIYRSGGCLETASGSELDEQTIVRNEFNPLSHPAQTISFEDNDATCQFFAPSKANDPAPEEPEASKAETLAG